The genomic DNA CGCGCAACCGGCGATCCAGCGCAGGGTGGCGGCGCTTGCCATGGGCGCATCGACCACGCCGCCGGGCACGATCAGCAGGTCGGCCTTCGGAGCCGCGTCCAGGTCGTGGTCGGCCAGCAGGCGCAGGCCGGCGCGTGCCTGCACGGGCTGGCTGGCGCTCGCCGCCACCGAAGCCACCTCGAAAGGCGCCGGCGTACCGGGATCCATGCGCTGGCTCACGCGGCTCGCGGTGGTGAACACCTCGAACGGCCCCGCGAAGTCGAGCGCCTCGACGCCGTCGTAGGCGAGGATCAGTACGCGAAGGCTCATGCGGCCAGGCTTTCCGTGGCGTGGGCGTCGGCGCGCTCGAGCGCCTGCGCCACGCTGCAGACCGTGGCGAACCGGCCATCCAGCACAGCCGCCGTGCGCGCCTTGATATCGGCGGCGGCAAGCGGCCGGCCGTCGGGTTGCGGCATGTCGAAGGTCAGCGTGGCCTCGGTCACGTAGTCGACCTCCCAGCCCAGGTCCGAGGCGTGGCGCGCCGTGGTTTCGCAGCATTGCTCGGTGCGGATGCCGCTCACGATCAGCCGGCCGATGCCCTGCTGCGTGAGCCAGATGTCGAGCCCGCTGTTGACCAGCGCGCTGTGGCGGTGCTTGGTGAAGGTGGCCGCCGCCTCAAATGGCGCCAGGCCGTCGATCGGCCGCACGAAGCCCGACTCGACCGCGAAGGGATGGCTCGCGGCAGCGGGACCGTCGACGTGGAAGACGCGCACGATCGGAAGACCGGCGGCCAGGCAGCCCTCGATCAGCGCGTTCTGGGCAGCGAAATAGGGCTGCGCAACGCGCTCGGACCAGTACGCGCGCTGGCGAAACGATTCCTGCGCGTCGATCACAATCAGACAGGATTTCATGGCGTTGGCTCGAAACGGCGAAGTGGATGATGCCGCCTATTCTTCTGCGCCGCCAGGGCACGGTCCGCGCCGAAGCGGACCAGAACCGATCAAATCAGGACATCTAGACAAGCCCCGCGGCCTGCAGCTCTTTCTTGAGGTACGCGTAGAAAAGCGGCGCCGCCACCAGCCCCGCCGGGCCGAACACCGCCTCGGCCACGAACATCACCGCCAGCAGTTCCCACACCCGCATCTGGGTGCGGCTGCCGACCACCTTGGCGTTGATCACGTATTCGGCCTTGTGGATGAGGATCAGGAACGCCAGGCAGGCCAGCGCCGTCACGGGCGACACCGACAGCGCCACCAGCGTGATCACCGAGTTGCAGACCAGGTTGCCGACGATGGGCACCAGGCCCGCCACGAAGGTCAGCGTGATCAGTGCCGGCGTGTAGGGCAGGTGAGGACCCCAGAGCGGCATCAGGAACAGCAGGAAGATGGCGGTCAGCAGCGTGTTGAAGGCGGCGATCCAGAACTGCGCGGCCACGATCTGGCCGAAGGCCTCGCCGAAGATGGCGATGCGCCGGTGCAGCTGCGCGGCGAGCGGCCGGCGCTGCAGCGGCGAGGGTGCGATGGCCGCCAGCCCGCCGACGATGAGCCCCACGTAGGCAAACAGCAGGCCGCCGAGCCACGCCCGTCCGGCCAGCGCCAGCGATCCGGCCTGGGCACGCAGGTAGTTGGCGACCACGCGCTGCACCTCGGCCGCGCCTTCGGGCAGGTAGACCGCAATCTCGGGCGGGAGCTTGAGCCGCAGTTCGAGCACCGTGCGCGCCGTGTAGTCGAGCAGCTCGCGGTATTGGTCGGGCGCGTCGAGGATGTACTCGCGCGCCTGCGACAGGCCCAGCGAGATCAGCGCAATGGGCGCCAGCAGCACCAGCGTGACCGCCAGCACCCGGGCCAGCACGTCGGCACGCCCGGGCGGCAGCTTCAGCCGCGCCAGGCCGGCGCCGATCAGGCGCGCGAACCAGCGGGTGGCCAGGAAGCCGATGCACACGCACAGCAGGCCGGGCAGCAGGTGCTGCCACATCACCAGCAGCAGCGCGGCCGGCATCAGCAGGTAGCTGGCCAGCACCACGTTGCGCGAGGCGGCCTGGGGCTTGGTCTCGAAGGTGGCGAGGGAGGGTTTGGCCATCAGGTTCCGGGTGCTGCGCTTGCGAGCCTGGCAGCGGGGAGATCAGCCAACCACGACGGCGGCGCCCGCGCCGCGTTCGGCGATGGTGCCGATCTCGAACACCGATTCGCCGGCCGTGCGCAGCGTGGCGGCGCAGGCGGCGGCTTCGGCCGCGTCGATCACCACCACCATGCCGATGCCGTTGTTGAAGGTGCGGTTCATCTCGATGTCGTCGATGCCGGCCACCTTCTGCAGCCAGGCGAAGAGTTCGGTCTGCGGCCAGCTGCCCTTCCTGAGGTGGGCGGCCGTGCCTTCGGGCAGCACGCGCGGGATGTTCTCGAGCAGGCCGCCGCCCGTGATGTGGGCCAGCGCCTTGATCGGATGCTTGGCCAGCGCCTCGAGCACCGGCTTCACATAGAGATGGGTGGGTTCCATCACGGCTTCGCGGAACGGCTTGCCGTCGAGCGTGGCGGGCAGATCGGCCCCCGCGCGCTCGATCACCTTGCGCACCAGGCTGAAGCCGTTGGAATGCACGCCGGCCGAGGCCAGGCCCAGCACCACGTCGCCCGGCTTCACGTTCTGGCCCGTGAGGATCTTCGCCTTTTCGACCGCGCCAACCGCAAAGCCCGCCAGGTCGTACTCGCCGGCCGGGTACATGCCGGGCATTTCGGCGGTTTCGCCGCCGATCAGCGCGCAGCCGGAAATCTCGCAGCCGCGGGCGATGCCGCCGATCACGGCCGCGGCCGTGTCCACGTCGAGCTTGCCGCAGGCGAAGTAGTCGAGAAAGAAGAGCGGCTCGGCGCCCTGCACCAGCACGTCGTTGACGCTCATGGCCACCAGGTCGATGCCGACCGTGTCGTGCATGTTCCATTCGAAGGCCAGCTTGAGCTTCGTGCCCACGCCGTCGGTGCCGCTCACCAGCACCGGCTCCTTGTAGCGCTTGGGCACCTCGAACAGCGCGCCGAAGCCGCCGATGCCGGCCAGCACGCCTTCGCGCAGTGTCTTCCTGGCGAGCGGCTTGATGCGGTCGACCAGTGCGTCGCCGGCATCGATATCGACACCTGCATCCTTGTAGCTGAGCGGGGTGGGCGTGGGGGAAGTCATGGTCGGACGGTGTCGAGAAGGGCGGGAAGGTGGAGGCGCCGGCGACCGAAGCGGCCGGGCCGATAGAATTCCCGTTGATTTTAAGGGCCCCAGCGGCCCCCTCCATGAACCTTCCCGGGATGAAACAGCTCGCGCTCGATATCGGCATTGCGACGGGCCCCAGCTTCGACGCCTTTTTTGCCGGCCCCAACGAGGCGGCGCTGCGCCACCTGCAGGTGTGGGTGGGCGGCGCCGGCAGCCCTGCGCTGCACTCGCCGGTGCCAACCTATCTGTGGGGCGAAGGCGGCAGCGGCAAGACCCATCTGCTCGAATCGGTGCGTGTCGCACTGCGCGAGCAGGGCGCGAGCGTGGGCTGGCTGCATGCCGGCCTGCTCGAGCCGCCCGAATTCGACGAGCGCTGGGGTGCCGTGCTGCTCGACGACGTGCACCTCTATACCGCCGTGCAGCAGCATGCGGCCTTCAACTGGTTCGTCAACGCGCAGACGCTGCAGCGCGGCGTGGTGGCCGCGGGCGCGCTGCCGCCGGCCGACCTGCCGCTGCGCGAGGACCTTCGCACCCGGCTGGGCTGGGGCCATGTGTTCCACCTGCAGGTGCTGAGCGAAAGCGAACGCCGCGCGGTGCTGCGCCAGGCCGCCGACACGCGCGGCGTCATGCTGTCGGACGAGGTGCTCGACTACATGCTGCACCGCTTCAGCCGCGACCTGGGCAGCCTGATGGAGCTGCTCACGCAGCTCGACGGCTATGCCCTGCAGACACAGCGCGCGATCACGATCCCGCTGATCCGATCCATGCTCGAAAACGAATAGAGAAGAGCTTCAACCAACAATGATCAAGAAATTCATCGACAAGCTGCTCGGCAAATCGGCCGGCGGCGCACAGGGCAAGAGCCGCTTCGGCAAGCGCCAGGAGGTGCCGGCAGAGGTTCACAAGATCGATCCAGCCCTGGTCGACGAACGTGCCAGGAACGTCGTCACCACGCTCCAGCAGGCCGGCTACGAGGCCTACGTGGTGGGCGGCGCGGTGCGCGACCTGCTGCTGGGGCTGCGTCCCAAGGACTTCGACGTGGCCACCAACGCCACGCCCGAGCAGGTCAAGTCGCTCTTCCGGCGCGCCTTCATCATCGGGCGGCGCTTTCGCATCGTGCACGTGGTGTACGGCCGCGGCCGCGAGCACGAGGTGATCGAAGTCTCCACCTTCCGCGCCTACATGGACAACGCCGCTGCCGAGCAGGTGGCCGGCAACGAGCGCACCAGCAAGGGCGAGCTCGCGAGCATGAAGCATGCGGTGGATGCCAGCGGCCGCGTGCTGCGCGACAACGTCTGGGGCCCGCAGGAGGAAGACGCCGCGCGCCGCGACTTCACCGTG from Variovorax sp. V93 includes the following:
- a CDS encoding cysteine hydrolase family protein — translated: MKSCLIVIDAQESFRQRAYWSERVAQPYFAAQNALIEGCLAAGLPIVRVFHVDGPAAASHPFAVESGFVRPIDGLAPFEAAATFTKHRHSALVNSGLDIWLTQQGIGRLIVSGIRTEQCCETTARHASDLGWEVDYVTEATLTFDMPQPDGRPLAAADIKARTAAVLDGRFATVCSVAQALERADAHATESLAA
- the purM gene encoding phosphoribosylformylglycinamidine cyclo-ligase, with amino-acid sequence MTSPTPTPLSYKDAGVDIDAGDALVDRIKPLARKTLREGVLAGIGGFGALFEVPKRYKEPVLVSGTDGVGTKLKLAFEWNMHDTVGIDLVAMSVNDVLVQGAEPLFFLDYFACGKLDVDTAAAVIGGIARGCEISGCALIGGETAEMPGMYPAGEYDLAGFAVGAVEKAKILTGQNVKPGDVVLGLASAGVHSNGFSLVRKVIERAGADLPATLDGKPFREAVMEPTHLYVKPVLEALAKHPIKALAHITGGGLLENIPRVLPEGTAAHLRKGSWPQTELFAWLQKVAGIDDIEMNRTFNNGIGMVVVIDAAEAAACAATLRTAGESVFEIGTIAERGAGAAVVVG
- a CDS encoding AI-2E family transporter, with the translated sequence MAKPSLATFETKPQAASRNVVLASYLLMPAALLLVMWQHLLPGLLCVCIGFLATRWFARLIGAGLARLKLPPGRADVLARVLAVTLVLLAPIALISLGLSQAREYILDAPDQYRELLDYTARTVLELRLKLPPEIAVYLPEGAAEVQRVVANYLRAQAGSLALAGRAWLGGLLFAYVGLIVGGLAAIAPSPLQRRPLAAQLHRRIAIFGEAFGQIVAAQFWIAAFNTLLTAIFLLFLMPLWGPHLPYTPALITLTFVAGLVPIVGNLVCNSVITLVALSVSPVTALACLAFLILIHKAEYVINAKVVGSRTQMRVWELLAVMFVAEAVFGPAGLVAAPLFYAYLKKELQAAGLV
- the hda gene encoding DnaA regulatory inactivator Hda; this translates as MKQLALDIGIATGPSFDAFFAGPNEAALRHLQVWVGGAGSPALHSPVPTYLWGEGGSGKTHLLESVRVALREQGASVGWLHAGLLEPPEFDERWGAVLLDDVHLYTAVQQHAAFNWFVNAQTLQRGVVAAGALPPADLPLREDLRTRLGWGHVFHLQVLSESERRAVLRQAADTRGVMLSDEVLDYMLHRFSRDLGSLMELLTQLDGYALQTQRAITIPLIRSMLENE